The genomic DNA CGACGCCGAGCACGCCCGGAGCGCCATCGACTGGCTGACCGGTGGCGAACCTCTGGAAACCATCACCGAGCTCAACATGTGCGAGTTCCTCTGGTACACGCTGCCGACCAAGATCGCCGGCGACCGCCCCGCGATCGCCCGCGCGCTGGGCAGCCTGCTGCGGCTGGGTGGCATGGAGCGCTACGCCGCGCTCTGCTCGTCCTCGACGACCGCGCAGATCCTGCGGACCTACAACCGTTCGGGCGAGGACGCCGGGGCGGCCGCCTACCAGAGCGCCCTGGACGCCACCGGGGTGCTCCCGCCTGACGTGCCCGAACTGCGGTGGAGCTCGATCATGGGCCCGGAGGAGCTGGGCGCGCACGGGGCCTGCTCCGCCGCCCTGGAGCTCGCCATCGTCTCCGGGGAGCTCACCTCGGACTCATCCGAACGGCAGGCGCTGACCCGCCACTGGCTGACGACGCCCCGCGCCGAGCTGGGCGGGGACAACTGGCTCCACCGGGTCCAGGGCGAGCGGCTGAACCGCTGGGTGCTGGGCCGGGGCGCCGCCTGGCGCGAGCTCGCCCAGCCCTTCGAGGTGCGCCTGCACGCCCCGATCCCGGCCCCGGCCGAGGATCATCTCGACGCGCTGCGGTGGCTGCTGGAGCTGGGCCGCCGGCCGGGCGGCATCCCGCTGACCCAGCGGCACAACCTGGCCCGCGCCGTGCTCGCGGAGAGCACCTGGAGCGCCGCGGAGCTGGCGGCGGTCCGCGAGGTGGCCCAGGGACCGATGGGCGCACTGCGCCGTGCCGGCAGACGGCTGGTGACCACTCCGGCCGGGGAACGCCTGCTGCAGGACCACGACCAGCTCTGGGAGGCCGCGGCGGCAGCCCTGCTGGCCCCTGAGGCCGGGGAGCACGGCTTCCGGGCCTCGGCCCGGGAGGTGGCGCTGATGCTGCTGGCCGACGGCTCGCCCGCCGACCATGACCGCGTCGCCGCGGTGATCGCCTGTGAGGAGTGGCAGATCTCCGAGGTGGATGCCTCCTTGGCCGAGCTGGGACGGCGTCTGGACGCCTTCGCCCTCCGGCGGGCGGGCACACTCACCCCGGCGGGCCGGTCGGCCGCCCTGGCCGCGCTGCGGAGCCACGCACTGCGGCCCCGGCGGTATGTCAGCATGAGCTGAGTTCCCCGGGGGTGACGCCCGCCACTCCCCCGAGCGGACTAATCCTTCCCGCAGCGGGCAGTGGCCGTCCGTGTCCGAGTCAATCTCCCGTGACCGTGCCGAACCGGCCACCTCCGTCCCCACCACCGGCGAGCACCCGGCGGAACCGGTGCTCACCTCTGCCGGGCCGATGCCCCCGGCCGACGCTCCCGTGGTCGGCCCGACGCGCCGGGCCTCCGTCGACGCGCCCTCCGACGATCTTCCCTTCGGCCGGCCCGGGCAGTCGATGCGCAACCACCCGTTCGTGTTCGGTTTCACCGCCGCCCTCGGGGTGCTCACCGCCTGGTGGCTGGTTCAGGCTGTCGTGAGCGCGAGTTCGGTGCTGATTCTGATCATCGTCTCGCTCTTCCTCGCCATCGGCCTGAACCCGGCCGTCGAGGCGCTGCAGAAGCGCGGGCTCGCCCGCATGGTCGCGATCACCGTGGTCTTCCTGGGGGTCATCGCCGTCTTCGCCGGCTTCGGCCTGGCCGTGGTCCCACCGCTCACCACGCAGTCCACCGACTTCATGGCCAAGCTCCCCCAGTACGTCCAAGAACTGCAGAACAACCCGATGATCCGCGACCTGGACCAGCGCTTCCAGCTTCTGGACAAGATCCAGCAGTACGTGACCAGCGGCGACTTCGGCAGCCAGATGTTCGGCGGCGTCCTCGGCTTCGGTCAGGTGCTCATCGGGGCGGTCTTCAACGCGCTGACGGTCCTGGTCCTGACGCTCTACTTCCTGGGCTCGCTGAACTCCCTCAAGAAGATGGCCTACCGCCTGGTGCCGAAGTCCCGCAGGACCCGCACCAGCCTGCTCGGCGACCAGATCCTCGACAGCATCGGCGGCTACGTCGCCGGCAACCTGATCATCTCGCTGATCGCCGGCGTGACGACCTTCTTCTTCCTGTTCTTCATGAAGGTCCCCTACGCCCTGGCGCTGGCCCTCATCGTGGCCCTGACCGACCTCATCCCGATGGTCGGCGCCTTCATCGGCGCGGGGGTCGCCTCCCTGGTGGGGTTCTTCGTCTCGCCGACCGTCGGCATCATCTGCCTGGTCTTCTTCACCGTCTACCAGCAGATCGAGAACTACTGGATCGCGCCGAGCGTGATGAAGAGCTCGGTGGACGTCCCACCGCTCGCCACGATCGTCGGTGCCCTGCTCGGCGGTGCCCTGCTCGGCGTGCTGGGCGCCCTGCTCGGCATCCCGCTGGTCGCGGCCGTCCTGCTCATCGTCCGCGAGGTGGTCATGCCCCGGCAGGAACGGGCCTGACCGGTGGAGTACGGCGGGCGCCCGCCCCGCCCGGCATAACACCATATCTCCGGCTATTCAAGATCGGCGGCATCGTTTAGGGGGCTGATAGGGGTAGGAGGCCTCGGAGCTAGGGGGTTCTCCTGAAGAGATGGCGCAAACTCGCACCATCTCCCTACCGGAGAGAGTCGGTCGCATCGACGGGCTCTCCACATTCGCCTGGCGCCCCGTCACGGTGGTCGCCCTCGTCTTCTTCTCGATACTGCTCGCCTTCAGCCCCTGGTACGGCTACTACAAGGACGAGCTGTACTTCCGCATGATCGGTGAGCATCCCGACTGGGGATATGTCGATCAGCCTCCCCTGACACCGCTGCTCGCCAGGGCGGCCGTGCTGCTCCTCGGCGACACCGTCACGGCCGTGCGCGTGCCCGCGGCGCTGGGCGCCGCGGCACTGGTCGTACTCGTCGCCCTGATCGCGAGGGAACTGGGCGGAGGCCGTACGGCCCAGCTCCTCGCCGCGGTGGCGATCACCACCGCCTCCTCCACCGTGGTGGGCGGACACAGCCTGCTCACCACCAGCTTCGACGCCCCGCTGTGGGCGGCGGCGATCCTCTTCGTCCTCCGGGCCCTGCTGCGCGGGGACCGGAAATGGTGGATCGCCGCCGGTGCGGTGATCGGGATCGCGACCTACAACAAGCATCTGATCGCGCTGCTGGTCGTCGGACTGGCCGTCGGACTGGCCGCCGCCGGGCCGAGGCGCCTGTTCCGTGACCCCCGCCTGTGGGCCGGAGTCCTCGCCGCGGTGGCGATCGCCGTACCGAACCTGCTCTACCAGATCACCAACGACTGGCCGCAGGCGACGATGGCCGCGGCGCTGAGCGACGACCGGGGCGCGGAGATGCGCGCCATGTTCGTACCCATGCAGGTCCTGCTGCTCGGACCGGTGGGCGGGGTGTTCGCCGTGGCGGGCTGGGTCCGGCTCTGGCGGGACCGGCGGGTGCGTTCCCTGGCGATCGCCTACCCGGTGGCCGCCGCCGTGGTCCTGCTGATGGGCGGCCGGTTCGACTACGCGGCGGGACTGCTCATCCTGCTGCTCGCCGCGGGCTGCGTGAGCGTGACCGCGTGGATGGCGGACCGTGGGACGCGGCGCCGGCTCGCCGTCGGCGGACTGGTGTTCAACGGCGTCTACTGCGCCGCGTTCAACCTGCCGCTGATCCCCGCGGCGATGCTGGCGCAGACACCGATCCCCGCGTTCAACGAGGTCACCGCCGACCAGATCGGCTGGCCCGAATTCGCCGCCCAGGTCACGGAGGTGGTGCGCGGGCTGCCCGCCGGGGATCGGGCGGGTGCCGTGCTGCTCGCCGGCGGCATCGGCGAGGCCGGCATGCTCGACCGGGAGGCGGACCGCGGCGTCCTGCCCCCCGTCTACAGCGGCCACAACCATCTGCACCGCTACGGCCCGCCTCCGGACCGGGCCACCGCCGTCATCGCCGTCAGGGTGCCGCTCGAACTGCTGAACACCCAGTTCGGCACGTGCTCCGAGGCGGCACGCCTGGACAACGGCCTCGGCGTCCAGAACGAGCGGCAGGGCCTGCCGGTCTTCGTGTGCCGTGGCCTCAAGGAGCCGTGGAGCACGGCGTGGCCGCGCTTCCAGCTCTACGGGTGACCGCGGACCGGAAGACCGGCCGGAACGGCAGAGCCGCTACGGCTACCGCCGGACGATTCGAAAGTCGCTCGCCGACCGGTCACACGGACTCGGACGACCGCCGGGGTGCGCCCGGACGGACGGCGGC from Streptosporangium sp. NBC_01756 includes the following:
- a CDS encoding AI-2E family transporter; protein product: MSESISRDRAEPATSVPTTGEHPAEPVLTSAGPMPPADAPVVGPTRRASVDAPSDDLPFGRPGQSMRNHPFVFGFTAALGVLTAWWLVQAVVSASSVLILIIVSLFLAIGLNPAVEALQKRGLARMVAITVVFLGVIAVFAGFGLAVVPPLTTQSTDFMAKLPQYVQELQNNPMIRDLDQRFQLLDKIQQYVTSGDFGSQMFGGVLGFGQVLIGAVFNALTVLVLTLYFLGSLNSLKKMAYRLVPKSRRTRTSLLGDQILDSIGGYVAGNLIISLIAGVTTFFFLFFMKVPYALALALIVALTDLIPMVGAFIGAGVASLVGFFVSPTVGIICLVFFTVYQQIENYWIAPSVMKSSVDVPPLATIVGALLGGALLGVLGALLGIPLVAAVLLIVREVVMPRQERA
- a CDS encoding ArnT family glycosyltransferase, translating into MAQTRTISLPERVGRIDGLSTFAWRPVTVVALVFFSILLAFSPWYGYYKDELYFRMIGEHPDWGYVDQPPLTPLLARAAVLLLGDTVTAVRVPAALGAAALVVLVALIARELGGGRTAQLLAAVAITTASSTVVGGHSLLTTSFDAPLWAAAILFVLRALLRGDRKWWIAAGAVIGIATYNKHLIALLVVGLAVGLAAAGPRRLFRDPRLWAGVLAAVAIAVPNLLYQITNDWPQATMAAALSDDRGAEMRAMFVPMQVLLLGPVGGVFAVAGWVRLWRDRRVRSLAIAYPVAAAVVLLMGGRFDYAAGLLILLLAAGCVSVTAWMADRGTRRRLAVGGLVFNGVYCAAFNLPLIPAAMLAQTPIPAFNEVTADQIGWPEFAAQVTEVVRGLPAGDRAGAVLLAGGIGEAGMLDREADRGVLPPVYSGHNHLHRYGPPPDRATAVIAVRVPLELLNTQFGTCSEAARLDNGLGVQNERQGLPVFVCRGLKEPWSTAWPRFQLYG